The DNA region GTGGCGCGCTGACGCGGCAGGTGACCGGCTATGCCGAGTCTTCTGGTATCGCCAAGAAGGAAAAGGTCTCGGTTACCGGCGACGATACGCGCGAAGGACTGACCTGCGTCCTATCGGTCAAGGTTCCTGATCCCAAGTTTTCCAGCCAAACCAAGGACAAGCTCGTCTCGTCCGAAGTGCGGCCGGTGGTCGAGAACATCGTCAACGAGAAGCTGGGGCAGTGGTTCGAAGAACACCCCAACGAAGCCAAGATCATCGTGGGCAAGGTCGCCGAAGCCGCAGCCGCGCGTGAAGCCGCACGCAAGGCGCGCGAACTGACGCGGCGCAAGGGAGCGCTCGAAATCTCCTCGCTGCCCGGCAAGCTCGCCGACTGCCAGGAACGCGATCCCGCCAAGAGCGAAATTTTCATCGTGGAAGGTGACTCGGCAGGTGGCTCGGCCAAGCAGGGCCGCGACCGCTCCAACCAGGCCGTGCTGCCGCTGCGCGGCAAGATCCTCAATGTGGAGCGGGCGCGCTTTGACCGCATGATCTCCTCCGATCAGGTCGGCACGCTGATCACGGCGCTGGGCACCGGCATCGGCCGGGAAGAGTTCAACGCCGACAAGCTGCGCTACCACAAAATCATCATCATGACGGACGCTGACGTGGACGGCGCCCATATTCGCACGCTGCTGCTCACCTTCTTCTACCGTCAGACGCCGGCCCTGATCGAGCGCGGCCACATCTATATCGCGCAGCCGCCGCTTTATAAGGCGACGCGCGGCCGCTCCGAGCAGTACCTCAAGGACGAACGCGCACTCGAGGACTATCTGCTCGATGCTGGCCTCGAAGAGGCTGTATTCAAGACACGCGACGGCGTCGAGCATGCCGGACCGGACCTCATGTCCATTCTTCAGCAGGCGCGCGATATCACGCACGCCATCAACAACCTCAACACGCGCTACAATCGCAGCCTCGTCGAGCAGGCAGCCATTGTGGGTGGCCTCGATCCCGAGGGCCTGTCCGACCCATCGCGCAACGAGGAAACCATTGGCCGCGTCGCCAATCGGCTCGACCGCATCAGCGACGAGCTGGAACGTGGCTGGACCGGCGAATTGACCGACAGCGAAGATCTGGCCTTCTCGCGCACCATCCGCGGCGTGACCGAGCGCCACCTGATCGACAAGGCCTTGCTGCAGAGCGCCGATGCGCGGCGCCTGCGCCAGTTGGCGAGCCGTCTCGACGAGCTCTTTGGCGGCGTACCGACACTGACTCGCAAGGGCGAGAGCACCCCGATCTTCGGTCCCTCCTCGCTCTTCAAGGGCGTGACGGATGCCGGCCGGAAGGGCGTATCGCTGCAGCGTTACAAAGGGCTGGGCGAGATGAACGCCCTCCAGCTGTGGGAAACCACGCTCGATCCCAATGCGCGCACCTTGCTCAAGGTGCAGATCGACGAGTCGAGCGAAGCGGACTCGATCTTCACGGCGCTTATGGGCGATTTGGTCGAGCCCCGGCGCGACTTCATCCAGGACAACGCACTGAGCGTCAGCAATCTCGACGTCTAAGCGAAGGTTGTGCAGGGACGCATAAGCTGCACTTTTACCCCGTAAGCTGCTGCGGAATCCCCCGATAAAGTGAAGTAGGGCCAGCATTTATGCTGGCCCTGGTGACGTTAGGTCAAAGCCGCAGCTACAACCGGTCAGTCGAAAGAGCCGCGGACTGTACCCCTGAAGAGGCTGTTCAGTGAGCGTAGCAACGACGAGTTTAAACGAGCTCGCTCTTTGGGAGCACCAGAACAAAGCTGTCACTGCAGCGGAGGCCTATTTTAAGTCTGGTAGCAAGAAAGGCTGCCTAATCCATATGCCGACCGGGACAGGCAAGACGGGGGTAATGGCAGTGTTGGCCACAAGGCGAGCATGCATTGCACCAGTTTTGGTCGTGTGCCCCTCAGCAGCCCTCGTTGAGCAACTCCATAAACAGTTCGACGGTGGCTTCTGGAACAAAATCGGTGCCGATCACGCATGGAAGCCAGAACTTGTCACACCCATTTTGCCCAGCACAGTGGCGAAGGTGGTGAAAGCAATTGGCGAGAACGCTGGCAAACGCACCATAGTCGTTGGCACCATCCAAGCTCTTCAACAGATACATGCAGAAGGGCTAGGCGAGCAAATCCACGACTTAATTGGGACAATCATCTTCGACGAAGGGCACCGGGAACCAGCGCCCTCGTGGGCGGAGGCGATTCGAGCTTTCAATGTGCCAACCGTGCTGTTCAGCGCCACTCCGTTCCGGGGAGACCTGAAGCTATTTGATGTCGACGATGACCACATCCACTTCGTCTCCTTCGCCGAGGCGGTGGAGCAGAACCTGATTAGAGGAATTGAAGTAGCTGAGCACTCTCTTTCCATCAATTCGGACACGTTCGCTGGACAAATCCTTGGGATCGTGGACGGCCTGGTCGCCAGTGGTCGATTCACAAAGAACAATAAGGTCATCATCCGAGCCGGGAGCGAGAGCTCCGTTCTTGAGCTACATCAGGCCTTCAACAATGCCTTGGCAGGACGTGACGATGGCGTAATTGCGGTCCACCACAACTTCAAGTCCAGAAGTGAGCCCGGATTGCACTCCGAAGTGCCAAGCGAAATCTCACAGCGCGGCGAACGATTCCTCATCCACCAGTACATGCTTATCGAGGGGATTGACGATCCTTCCTGTGCAGTTGTTGCGCTATTCGAACCATTCAACAACACGCGCATGTTGGTTCAACAGGCTGGACGCGTCATTCGTCATCCATCCAAGGTAGGAGAACCAGCAGAGAAAGCTTATCTGATCGGTCGGCAAGGTGACGGGGTGGTGGAGGATTGGAAGAGCTTCCTCCATTATGATGCCGAATGCGTCAAGAATGGTGGCAAGCCGTTCATCCGTAACGATGCCAAAGTGCTGAACGATCTCATCGCAGCTTTGCCGATGATGGACTACGTCGCAGGGAAGTTCCGCCAGCGATTGGATCTAGGAAGCGATGAGATACATGAAGATCTGCGGTTCCCCCTTTCAGCGCTTGTCTATAGCGTCGAGGCTGACATGGATTTGGCTGAGCTGCAGGAGCGCATATCAGCGGCGCTGAGCGAAGATGATCGCCATGAAGCGCTCACCGGTTCTGCACTTGGCGGGAGCTGCCGGTATCATGTCACCCTCCGGCTAAACCCCTCTCCATTTCTCGCCGGCTACCTCTTTCATGGAGCGTCGCTCGAGATCACAATCTATGCGAAGTGCGGAGGACGGCTGTTTTTCTACGACAGTGCCGGATTGTGGATCAACGAGATCGATGGCATCGGTCCGCGGATCGACCCCAAGACACTACAGTCTCTCCTGCCGGACAGCTCTGAGAACACGATTTCCTACATAAGCGTGAAGAATACGGATCTGGGTCCGCTCGCTCTTCGGTCTCGAAGTTTAGCGGCGCGTTCTCTCCAGCGCTCCGGAGTTTTTCTGGGAGAGCACCTAAATGTGGTGACACGAGCTACCGGGTACGTTTCGAGGAAGCGCCGTGCAGTAGGTTTCGACACAGCCAGGGTTCGAGAAGGAGACGGAGCCAGGAGCACAGCGGAAGACTTCGGTAAGTGGTGTATCTCGGTAAATGACGAGTTGGACGCCGCGGCAAAAAC from Devosia sp. RR2S18 includes:
- the gyrB gene encoding DNA topoisomerase (ATP-hydrolyzing) subunit B is translated as MTDSENILPNEYGADSIKVLKGLDAVRKRPGMYIGDTDDGSGLHHMVYEVVDNAIDEALAGHADLVTVTLNADGSVTVIDNGRGIPTDIHKEEGVSAAEVIMTQLHAGGKFDQNSYKVSGGLHGVGVSVVNALSIWLRLKIRRDGKIHEMSFTHGDADAPLAQIGTYEPNKQPGTYEGRSGTEITFQPSQQTFTMVEFDFKTLEHRLRELAFLNSGVRILLADRRHPEPVEVELFYEGGLEAFVRYLDKAKQPVIDAPITMISEKDGITVEVALQWNDSYHENVLCFTNNIPQRDGGTHLAGLRGALTRQVTGYAESSGIAKKEKVSVTGDDTREGLTCVLSVKVPDPKFSSQTKDKLVSSEVRPVVENIVNEKLGQWFEEHPNEAKIIVGKVAEAAAAREAARKARELTRRKGALEISSLPGKLADCQERDPAKSEIFIVEGDSAGGSAKQGRDRSNQAVLPLRGKILNVERARFDRMISSDQVGTLITALGTGIGREEFNADKLRYHKIIIMTDADVDGAHIRTLLLTFFYRQTPALIERGHIYIAQPPLYKATRGRSEQYLKDERALEDYLLDAGLEEAVFKTRDGVEHAGPDLMSILQQARDITHAINNLNTRYNRSLVEQAAIVGGLDPEGLSDPSRNEETIGRVANRLDRISDELERGWTGELTDSEDLAFSRTIRGVTERHLIDKALLQSADARRLRQLASRLDELFGGVPTLTRKGESTPIFGPSSLFKGVTDAGRKGVSLQRYKGLGEMNALQLWETTLDPNARTLLKVQIDESSEADSIFTALMGDLVEPRRDFIQDNALSVSNLDV
- a CDS encoding DEAD/DEAH box helicase encodes the protein MSVATTSLNELALWEHQNKAVTAAEAYFKSGSKKGCLIHMPTGTGKTGVMAVLATRRACIAPVLVVCPSAALVEQLHKQFDGGFWNKIGADHAWKPELVTPILPSTVAKVVKAIGENAGKRTIVVGTIQALQQIHAEGLGEQIHDLIGTIIFDEGHREPAPSWAEAIRAFNVPTVLFSATPFRGDLKLFDVDDDHIHFVSFAEAVEQNLIRGIEVAEHSLSINSDTFAGQILGIVDGLVASGRFTKNNKVIIRAGSESSVLELHQAFNNALAGRDDGVIAVHHNFKSRSEPGLHSEVPSEISQRGERFLIHQYMLIEGIDDPSCAVVALFEPFNNTRMLVQQAGRVIRHPSKVGEPAEKAYLIGRQGDGVVEDWKSFLHYDAECVKNGGKPFIRNDAKVLNDLIAALPMMDYVAGKFRQRLDLGSDEIHEDLRFPLSALVYSVEADMDLAELQERISAALSEDDRHEALTGSALGGSCRYHVTLRLNPSPFLAGYLFHGASLEITIYAKCGGRLFFYDSAGLWINEIDGIGPRIDPKTLQSLLPDSSENTISYISVKNTDLGPLALRSRSLAARSLQRSGVFLGEHLNVVTRATGYVSRKRRAVGFDTARVREGDGARSTAEDFGKWCISVNDELDAAAKTASLFSRFALPTAVPADTTPVNILVDMLEVLGQFQTANEGASEIETENLCVDVFPDANPGAHGPFRFSLVVDGKAHDVWIEWNKKKRKYWLTSPGLSRYKSRDNEKISLTRRLNQQQPFRIITSDMSHAYVSGAFYALDLNLADPKGAGGMVLDLIKPITGLSAITSEKGPVRGGNFYDWEDNSLFSFIDKALNPSRGPAVLGAPFPALVCDDLNEEVGDFLAVDDDPANPRVVFVVAKWKDGNPGVSASAFYDVCAQGVKNLAYLKSDGTPGRVPGRGVTELVKPLASAPLRAP